Proteins found in one Microcella daejeonensis genomic segment:
- the hisI gene encoding phosphoribosyl-AMP cyclohydrolase — MNPTPADAAMTEQDAAAVVARARFDAAGLLPVVVQQWDSREVLMVGYMNAEALRRTLVEGRVTYWSRSRQEYWRKGDTSGNTQHLRGAELDCDGDALLLQVEQHGPACHTGERRCFDVDPFLPLPAQAHRTDDPEGTP, encoded by the coding sequence ATGAACCCGACTCCCGCCGATGCTGCGATGACCGAGCAGGATGCCGCTGCCGTCGTCGCCCGGGCCCGCTTCGACGCCGCCGGACTCCTGCCGGTCGTCGTCCAGCAGTGGGATTCCCGCGAGGTGCTCATGGTCGGCTACATGAACGCCGAGGCACTGCGCCGCACCCTCGTCGAGGGCCGCGTCACGTACTGGAGCCGCTCGCGGCAGGAGTACTGGCGCAAGGGCGACACGAGCGGCAACACCCAGCACCTGCGCGGGGCCGAGCTCGACTGCGACGGCGACGCCCTGCTGCTGCAGGTCGAGCAGCACGGCCCCGCCTGCCACACGGGCGAGCGCCGCTGCTTCGACGTCGACCCGTTCCTGCCGCTCCCGGCGCAGGCGCACCGCACCGACGACCCGGAGGGAACGCCATGA
- a CDS encoding RsmB/NOP family class I SAM-dependent RNA methyltransferase → MSPAPRRPGRAGGDHRDDRRDRRDRADGTASRDARRPAVREQATPRRIAFDVVHAVSAEDAYANLVLPQRLRRASLHGADAAFATELAYGTLRRRGFYDAVIREASGRDLDAIDPAALDLLCLGAHQLLGMSTPVHAAVDETVGLTRPLGLARATGFVNAVMRRISERTAPEWAARLLRGVDDPDERLAIATAHPVWVVVALRAALEREGRGGELEALLESDNVPARVTLAALPGLAQPGDLGEEVDPTPYSPLGRRAASGDPGDDPAVAAGRVRVQDEGSQLAALALSRARPVAAGERWLDLCAGPGGKAALLAAEARAGGARFTANEVVPARAGLVQRALAAVDPAVEVRTADGRDIGRTDRHGFDRILLDAPCTGLGALRRRPEARWRKRPDDVPELAALQAELLDAALDALAPGGLLAYVTCSPHPDETTGVVDRVLDARPEVVRVDTAAVLAGVTRAPLDLGSLDGAVQLWPHRHGTDAMFIQLLTVPAAPPSAPAADSLGA, encoded by the coding sequence ATGAGCCCCGCACCCCGCCGTCCCGGCCGTGCCGGCGGCGACCACCGCGACGACCGCCGCGACCGGCGCGACCGCGCCGACGGCACCGCCTCGCGCGACGCGCGCCGCCCCGCCGTGCGCGAGCAGGCGACGCCCCGGCGCATCGCCTTCGACGTCGTGCACGCGGTCTCGGCCGAGGACGCGTACGCGAACCTGGTGCTGCCGCAGCGCCTGCGCCGGGCATCCCTTCACGGCGCCGACGCCGCCTTCGCCACCGAGCTCGCCTACGGCACGCTGCGCCGCCGCGGCTTCTACGACGCCGTGATCCGCGAGGCCTCGGGCCGCGACCTCGACGCCATCGACCCCGCCGCCCTCGACCTGCTGTGCCTCGGCGCCCACCAGCTGCTCGGCATGAGCACCCCGGTGCACGCGGCCGTCGACGAGACGGTCGGCCTCACCCGCCCCCTCGGCCTCGCCCGCGCCACGGGCTTCGTCAACGCCGTCATGCGCCGCATCAGCGAGCGCACGGCGCCGGAGTGGGCCGCACGGCTGCTGCGCGGCGTCGACGATCCCGACGAGCGTCTCGCCATCGCCACGGCGCACCCGGTCTGGGTCGTCGTCGCCCTGCGCGCCGCCCTCGAGCGCGAGGGCAGGGGCGGCGAGCTCGAGGCCCTGCTCGAGTCCGACAACGTCCCCGCCCGCGTCACCCTCGCCGCGCTGCCCGGGCTCGCGCAGCCGGGCGACCTCGGCGAGGAGGTCGACCCGACGCCCTACTCGCCGCTGGGGCGCCGCGCCGCCTCCGGCGATCCCGGCGACGACCCCGCCGTCGCCGCCGGTCGGGTGCGCGTGCAGGACGAGGGCTCGCAGCTCGCCGCCCTCGCCCTCAGCCGCGCGCGTCCCGTCGCCGCGGGCGAGCGCTGGCTCGACCTCTGCGCCGGGCCAGGGGGCAAGGCGGCCCTGCTCGCCGCCGAGGCGCGCGCCGGGGGAGCCCGCTTCACCGCGAACGAGGTCGTGCCCGCGCGGGCCGGCCTCGTGCAGCGCGCCCTCGCCGCGGTCGATCCCGCGGTCGAGGTGCGCACCGCCGATGGGCGCGACATCGGTCGCACCGACCGCCACGGCTTCGACCGCATCCTGCTCGACGCGCCCTGCACGGGTCTCGGCGCCCTGCGCCGCCGACCCGAGGCCCGCTGGCGCAAGCGTCCCGACGACGTCCCCGAGCTCGCCGCGCTGCAGGCCGAGCTGCTCGACGCCGCTCTCGACGCGCTCGCCCCGGGCGGGCTGCTCGCCTACGTCACCTGCTCCCCGCATCCCGACGAGACGACGGGCGTCGTCGACCGCGTGCTGGATGCCCGTCCCGAGGTCGTCCGCGTCGACACCGCCGCCGTGCTCGCCGGCGTCACGCGCGCACCCCTCGACCTCGGATCCCTCGACGGCGCCGTGCAGCTCTGGCCGCACCGCCACGGCACCGACGCCATGTTCATCCAGCTGCTGACCGTCCCGGCCGCGCCCCCCTCCGCCCCGGCCGCGGATAGCCTGGGCGCGTGA
- the hisG gene encoding ATP phosphoribosyltransferase, with the protein MLRIAVPNKGSLSETAVEMLVEAGYTGRRDPRALTVADPRNGVEFFYLRPRDIATYVGSGALDVGITGRDLLLDSSSEAQEIQTLDFGDSTFRFAAVPGTVHELGDLEGRRVATSYPTLVGEFLARHGITARLVKLDGAVESAIRLGVADAVADVVSTGSTLRAQGLEIVGPVILESTAVLISARPEVDGIATLQRRLQGVLVARQYVLMDYDLPRALLAQAQAVTPGLESPTVSPLADPDWVAVRAMVPKDDTNHVMDALYDIGARAILVSPIHAARI; encoded by the coding sequence ATGCTGAGAATCGCGGTGCCCAACAAGGGCTCCCTCTCCGAGACCGCCGTCGAGATGCTCGTCGAGGCGGGCTACACCGGTCGGCGCGATCCTCGCGCGCTCACCGTGGCCGACCCGCGCAACGGCGTCGAGTTCTTCTACCTGCGCCCCCGCGACATCGCCACCTACGTCGGCTCGGGCGCGCTCGACGTCGGCATCACCGGCCGCGACCTGCTGCTCGACTCCTCGAGCGAGGCGCAGGAGATCCAGACGCTCGACTTCGGCGACTCGACCTTCCGCTTCGCCGCCGTGCCCGGCACCGTGCACGAGCTCGGCGACCTGGAGGGCCGCCGCGTGGCGACGAGCTACCCGACCCTCGTCGGCGAGTTCCTGGCCCGCCACGGCATCACGGCGCGCCTCGTGAAGCTCGACGGCGCCGTCGAGTCGGCCATCCGCCTCGGCGTCGCCGACGCCGTCGCCGACGTCGTCTCGACGGGCTCGACCCTGCGGGCGCAGGGCCTCGAGATCGTCGGCCCCGTCATCCTCGAGTCGACGGCCGTGCTCATCTCGGCCCGCCCCGAGGTGGACGGCATCGCCACCCTGCAGCGCCGCCTGCAGGGCGTGCTCGTCGCGCGCCAGTACGTGCTCATGGACTACGACCTGCCGCGCGCGCTGCTCGCGCAGGCGCAGGCCGTCACCCCCGGCCTCGAGTCGCCCACGGTGAGCCCGCTCGCCGATCCCGACTGGGTCGCCGTGCGCGCGATGGTGCCCAAGGACGACACCAATCACGTCATGGACGCCCTCTACGACATCGGCGCCCGCGCCATCCTCGTCAGCCCCATCCACGCCGCGCGCATCTGA
- a CDS encoding phosphoribosyl-ATP diphosphatase: protein MKTFDELFAELSETARTRPAGSGTVARLDAGIHSIGKKIVEEAAEVWMAAEHESDEATAEEISQLLYHLQVLMLAKGLTLDDVYRQL, encoded by the coding sequence GTGAAGACCTTCGATGAGCTGTTCGCCGAGCTGAGCGAGACCGCCCGCACCCGTCCCGCCGGTTCCGGCACCGTCGCGCGACTGGACGCGGGCATCCATTCGATCGGCAAGAAGATCGTCGAGGAGGCCGCCGAGGTCTGGATGGCCGCCGAGCACGAGAGCGACGAGGCCACCGCGGAGGAGATCTCGCAGCTTCTCTACCACCTGCAGGTGCTCATGCTCGCGAAGGGTCTCACCCTCGACGACGTGTACCGCCAGCTCTAG
- a CDS encoding FKBP-type peptidyl-prolyl cis-trans isomerase — translation MTNLSKPEIDFFEGPAPQELVITDLVVGDGAEATPGATVDVHYVGVEFETGEEFDASWNRGSSINFPLGQLIAGWQQGIPGMKVGGRRQLVCPPALAYGPAGGGHRLSGKTLVFVIDLLGVS, via the coding sequence ATGACCAATCTGAGCAAGCCAGAGATCGACTTCTTCGAGGGCCCCGCGCCGCAGGAGCTCGTCATCACCGACCTCGTGGTCGGCGACGGCGCCGAGGCGACGCCCGGCGCCACCGTCGACGTCCACTACGTGGGCGTCGAGTTCGAGACCGGCGAGGAGTTCGACGCCTCGTGGAACCGCGGCTCGAGCATCAACTTCCCGCTCGGCCAGCTCATCGCCGGCTGGCAACAGGGCATCCCCGGCATGAAGGTCGGCGGCCGTCGGCAGCTCGTCTGCCCGCCCGCGCTCGCCTACGGTCCGGCCGGCGGCGGCCACCGCCTCTCGGGCAAGACCCTCGTCTTCGTGATCGATCTGCTCGGCGTCAGCTGA
- a CDS encoding anthranilate synthase component I, whose translation MTGTTRAEFDARAADARVVPVIRTVFADALTPVGLYRSLAEGRPGGFLLESAEQGGIWSRYSFIGVRSFGVLTESGGSAVWRDTGLAADRAFGGPVPSDPLAALDALSARWESPRDPAHPPLTGGLVGFMGWDAVRRIENLPDAPPSDFPCPELAFAFVSELVVMDHRQGTVDLVVSVLADGADGAAVGTARADELWSDAQRRLDALEHALAAPAAPEPRRIDLSTAPDPRFRSTHEEYLAAVARSKEFIRDGDVFQVVVAQRFDHALEASPLEVYRVLRALNPSPYMYVLTHESDEGEPYAIVGSSPEALVKVVDGRVHMHPIAGSRPRGETPEADQQLAESLLADQKEQAEHLMLVDLARNDLSKVCRAGSVEVTEFMQVERFSHIMHLVSSVEGDQRPEASHVDVFRATFPAGTLSGAPKPRALEIIDELEPARRGVYGGVVGYFSFSGDADLAIAIRTAFLQGGTARVQAGAGLVADSVPETEYQETISKAAAPLRAVAIANALRRAEE comes from the coding sequence ATGACCGGCACCACCCGCGCCGAGTTCGACGCCCGAGCCGCCGACGCGCGGGTCGTCCCGGTCATCCGCACCGTCTTCGCCGACGCGCTGACCCCGGTGGGCCTCTACCGCTCGCTCGCCGAGGGCCGCCCCGGCGGCTTCCTCCTCGAATCGGCGGAGCAGGGCGGCATCTGGTCGCGCTACTCCTTCATCGGCGTGCGCTCCTTCGGCGTGCTGACCGAGAGCGGCGGCTCGGCCGTCTGGCGCGATACCGGCCTCGCCGCGGATCGGGCCTTCGGCGGCCCCGTGCCGAGCGACCCGCTCGCGGCCCTCGACGCGCTCTCCGCCCGGTGGGAGTCGCCGCGCGACCCCGCGCATCCGCCCCTCACCGGCGGCCTCGTGGGCTTCATGGGCTGGGACGCCGTGCGCCGCATCGAGAACCTGCCGGATGCCCCTCCGAGCGACTTCCCGTGCCCCGAGCTGGCCTTCGCGTTCGTCAGCGAGCTCGTCGTCATGGACCACCGCCAGGGCACGGTCGACCTCGTCGTCTCGGTGCTCGCCGACGGCGCGGACGGCGCGGCGGTCGGCACCGCGCGCGCCGACGAGCTCTGGTCGGACGCTCAGCGCCGACTCGACGCCCTCGAGCACGCGCTCGCCGCTCCCGCCGCTCCCGAGCCGCGCCGCATCGACCTCTCCACCGCTCCCGATCCGCGGTTCCGCTCGACGCACGAGGAGTACCTGGCGGCCGTCGCGCGGTCGAAGGAGTTCATCCGCGACGGCGACGTGTTCCAGGTCGTCGTCGCCCAGCGCTTCGATCACGCGCTCGAGGCCAGCCCGCTCGAGGTCTACCGGGTGCTGCGGGCGCTCAACCCCTCCCCGTACATGTACGTGCTCACGCACGAGAGCGACGAGGGCGAGCCCTACGCGATCGTCGGCTCCTCGCCGGAGGCGCTCGTGAAGGTCGTCGACGGGCGCGTGCACATGCACCCGATCGCGGGCTCCCGCCCGCGCGGCGAGACGCCCGAAGCCGATCAGCAGCTGGCCGAGAGCCTGCTCGCCGACCAGAAGGAGCAGGCCGAGCACCTCATGCTCGTCGACCTCGCCCGCAACGACCTCTCGAAGGTCTGCCGCGCCGGCAGCGTCGAGGTCACCGAGTTCATGCAGGTCGAGCGCTTCAGCCACATCATGCACCTCGTCTCGAGCGTCGAGGGCGACCAGCGGCCCGAGGCGAGCCACGTCGACGTGTTCCGGGCGACCTTCCCGGCGGGCACGCTGAGCGGCGCGCCCAAGCCGCGGGCGCTCGAGATCATCGACGAGCTGGAGCCCGCGCGCCGCGGCGTCTACGGGGGAGTGGTGGGCTACTTCTCCTTCTCGGGGGATGCCGATCTCGCGATCGCGATCCGCACCGCCTTCCTGCAGGGCGGCACCGCCCGGGTGCAGGCGGGGGCCGGCCTCGTCGCCGACTCCGTCCCCGAGACGGAGTACCAGGAGACCATCAGCAAGGCCGCAGCACCCCTCCGTGCCGTCGCGATCGCCAACGCCCTGCGCAGGGCCGAGGAGTGA
- the rpe gene encoding ribulose-phosphate 3-epimerase, whose amino-acid sequence MTVRIHPSILSADFVNLEREVGRITAADAVHVDVMDNHFVPNLTFGPQMVERLQAVSSIPLDVHLMIADVDRWAPGYAELGAECVTFHAEAAADVVATARALRERGSLAGLALKPGTPVEPYLELLPEFDQVLVMTVEPGFGGQSFMAETMPKLRSLRAALRSDERSIRLQVDGGITVDTIGIAAEAGADTFVAGSSVYGADDVEAAIAGLRAAAIAAHAH is encoded by the coding sequence GTGACCGTGCGCATCCATCCGAGCATCCTGTCGGCCGACTTCGTCAACCTCGAGCGGGAGGTCGGGCGGATCACCGCGGCCGACGCCGTGCACGTCGACGTCATGGACAACCACTTCGTGCCGAACCTCACCTTCGGTCCGCAGATGGTCGAGCGCCTGCAGGCGGTGTCGAGCATCCCGCTCGACGTGCACCTCATGATCGCCGACGTCGACCGCTGGGCCCCCGGCTACGCCGAGCTCGGCGCCGAGTGCGTCACCTTCCACGCCGAGGCGGCCGCCGACGTCGTCGCCACCGCCCGGGCGCTGCGCGAGCGGGGCTCGCTCGCCGGTCTCGCGCTCAAGCCCGGCACGCCCGTGGAGCCGTACCTGGAGCTGCTGCCCGAGTTCGACCAGGTGCTCGTCATGACCGTCGAGCCCGGCTTCGGCGGCCAGTCGTTCATGGCCGAGACGATGCCGAAGCTGCGGTCGCTGCGCGCGGCGCTGCGCTCGGATGAGCGGAGCATCCGGCTGCAGGTCGACGGGGGCATCACGGTCGACACGATCGGCATCGCCGCCGAGGCGGGGGCCGACACCTTCGTCGCCGGGTCGAGCGTCTACGGCGCCGACGACGTCGAGGCCGCGATCGCGGGCCTGCGGGCGGCCGCGATCGCCGCGCACGCGCACTGA
- the hisF gene encoding imidazole glycerol phosphate synthase subunit HisF, with protein MSVAVRVIPCLDVAAGRVVKGVNFMGLRDAGDPIELAAKYYEQGADEITFLDVKATVDDRDTMYDVVRATAEQVFIPLTVGGGVRTTEDVARLLAHGADKIGVNSAAILRPALIDEIADRFGAQVCVLSLDVTRSATAPSGFVVTTHGGRRTTDIDALAWATEAMNRGAGELLVNSIDADGTKAGFDTELIRAIVGVATVPVIASGGAGALEHFAPAIAAGADAVLAASVFHNAELTIGEVKGALRAEGMSVR; from the coding sequence ATGAGCGTCGCCGTCCGGGTGATCCCCTGCCTCGATGTGGCCGCCGGTCGCGTCGTCAAGGGCGTCAACTTCATGGGCCTGCGGGATGCGGGCGATCCGATCGAGCTCGCGGCGAAGTACTACGAGCAGGGCGCCGACGAGATCACCTTCCTCGACGTGAAGGCAACCGTCGACGACCGCGACACGATGTACGACGTCGTGCGCGCGACCGCCGAGCAGGTCTTCATCCCGCTCACGGTCGGCGGGGGAGTGCGCACGACCGAGGACGTCGCGCGTCTGCTCGCCCACGGGGCCGACAAGATCGGCGTGAACTCCGCCGCCATCCTGCGCCCCGCCCTCATCGACGAGATCGCCGACCGCTTCGGCGCCCAGGTCTGCGTGCTCTCGCTCGACGTCACCCGCAGCGCGACGGCACCGAGCGGCTTCGTCGTCACGACCCACGGCGGCCGCCGCACGACCGACATCGACGCCCTCGCCTGGGCCACCGAGGCCATGAACCGCGGTGCGGGCGAGCTGCTCGTGAACTCGATCGACGCCGACGGCACCAAGGCCGGCTTCGACACCGAGCTCATCCGGGCCATCGTCGGCGTCGCGACGGTGCCGGTGATCGCCTCGGGCGGCGCCGGCGCGCTCGAGCACTTCGCCCCGGCCATCGCCGCGGGCGCCGACGCCGTGCTCGCCGCGAGCGTCTTCCACAACGCCGAGCTCACGATCGGCGAGGTCAAGGGCGCGCTCCGCGCCGAGGGGATGAGCGTGCGATGA